One Corynebacterium tuberculostearicum DNA window includes the following coding sequences:
- a CDS encoding PaaI family thioesterase, which produces MSDTQKLNDLLHLAHTRVLNAEELESLNALNGGLAELLGLLFTHVGPREARAKLQVLPEHHQPWGVANGGLYCSIAETVASIASVAAADAPAVGVNNSSDFIRSTGEGELEAVATPVQLGGRTHVWSVEMRQGRELIARTTLRTMILR; this is translated from the coding sequence ATGTCGGATACGCAGAAACTCAATGACTTGCTCCACCTCGCGCACACGCGAGTGCTCAACGCAGAAGAACTGGAGTCTCTCAATGCCTTAAACGGCGGCCTTGCGGAATTGCTAGGACTGCTGTTCACCCACGTGGGCCCGCGCGAGGCCCGTGCGAAGCTGCAGGTGCTGCCTGAGCATCACCAACCTTGGGGAGTAGCCAACGGCGGGTTGTATTGCTCCATCGCAGAAACCGTGGCCTCCATTGCCAGCGTGGCGGCTGCCGACGCCCCCGCAGTCGGCGTCAATAACTCCAGCGACTTCATTCGCTCCACAGGCGAGGGCGAGTTAGAAGCCGTGGCCACGCCGGTCCAGCTAGGCGGCCGCACCCATGTGTGGAGCGTCGAGATGCGGCAAGGCCGCGAGCTTATCGCCCGCACCACCTTGCGCACTATGATTCTGCGCTAG
- the gndA gene encoding NADP-dependent phosphogluconate dehydrogenase: MTDKKELAQIGVVGLAVMGSNLARNFARNGNTVAVYNRSPEKTHALIEGHGEEGNFVPSETIEDFVASLERPRKAIIMVKAGKATDAVIDQLAEVMDDGDIIIDGGNALFTDTIRREKDVAARGKHFVGAGISGGEEGALNGPAIMPGGPKESWETLGPILESIAANVDGTPCVTHIGADGAGHFVKMVHNGIEYADMQVIGEAYQLLRYGAGMEPAEIAEVFREWNSGDLDSYLIEITAEVLAQKDPETGAPLVDIIVDAAGQKGTGRWTAINGLELGVPITGIAESVFARALSSSTAQRSAAQEGQLPAGTIKALDVDKAEFIEDVRRALYAAKLIAYSQGFDEIKAGSEEFGWDVDPRDLATIWRGGCIIRAKFLDRIRAAYDNNADLPALILDPYFKGELEDLIDPWRRVVVAATQLGLPAPVFASSLSYYDSLRAERLPAALIQGQRDFFGAHTFKRTDKPGTFHIEWSGDRSLTQTD; this comes from the coding sequence ATGACTGATAAGAAAGAACTTGCTCAGATTGGCGTCGTGGGATTGGCGGTCATGGGCTCTAATTTGGCCCGTAACTTTGCCCGCAACGGCAATACCGTAGCGGTGTATAACCGCAGCCCTGAAAAGACTCATGCACTCATTGAGGGCCACGGTGAGGAAGGCAACTTTGTGCCCTCGGAAACCATCGAAGACTTTGTGGCTTCCTTGGAGCGCCCGCGCAAGGCAATCATTATGGTCAAGGCTGGCAAGGCCACCGATGCCGTCATCGATCAGCTGGCCGAGGTCATGGATGATGGCGATATCATCATCGACGGCGGCAATGCCTTGTTCACTGACACCATTCGCCGCGAGAAGGACGTAGCCGCCCGCGGCAAGCACTTCGTCGGTGCCGGAATCTCCGGTGGCGAGGAGGGCGCACTCAATGGTCCGGCCATCATGCCCGGCGGCCCCAAGGAGTCGTGGGAGACCCTCGGCCCGATTCTTGAGTCCATCGCTGCCAACGTGGACGGCACTCCGTGTGTCACCCACATTGGTGCAGACGGCGCCGGCCACTTTGTCAAGATGGTCCACAATGGCATCGAGTATGCCGATATGCAGGTCATCGGCGAGGCCTATCAGCTGCTGCGCTATGGCGCGGGCATGGAGCCGGCCGAGATCGCAGAGGTATTCCGCGAATGGAACTCCGGCGACCTTGATTCCTACCTCATTGAAATCACCGCCGAGGTTCTGGCCCAAAAGGATCCGGAGACTGGCGCCCCGCTGGTCGACATCATCGTGGACGCCGCCGGCCAGAAGGGCACCGGCCGCTGGACTGCCATCAATGGATTGGAACTCGGCGTTCCGATTACCGGTATTGCCGAATCCGTCTTCGCCCGCGCGCTGTCCTCATCCACCGCGCAGCGCAGTGCCGCCCAAGAAGGTCAGCTTCCCGCCGGCACCATCAAGGCGCTCGACGTGGACAAGGCCGAGTTCATCGAGGATGTGCGCCGCGCGCTCTATGCCGCCAAGCTCATTGCCTACTCCCAAGGCTTTGACGAGATTAAGGCCGGGTCCGAAGAATTCGGTTGGGACGTTGACCCGCGCGATCTAGCAACCATCTGGCGCGGCGGCTGCATCATCCGCGCCAAGTTCTTGGATCGCATCCGCGCAGCCTACGACAATAATGCGGATCTGCCCGCCCTCATTCTCGACCCCTACTTCAAGGGCGAGCTGGAAGACCTCATCGACCCTTGGCGCCGCGTGGTCGTCGCCGCTACCCAGCTGGGACTTCCGGCACCGGTCTTTGCCTCGTCCCTCTCCTACTACGACAGCCTGCGTGCCGAGCGCCTGCCGGCTGCTCTCATTCAGGGCCAGCGCGATTTCTTCGGCGCCCACACCTTCAAGCGCACCGACAAGCCGGGTACCTTCCACATTGAGTGGTCCGGTGACCGCAGCCTGACCCAGACCGACTAG